GTCAAGCTGGGTAGAACTGCACAAACGCTTTGGTACTTGGGATAAGGGAAGAGAATATGCCGAGAGATTTTTTAAAGGAGAGTTTAATTATCAAACATGGGCGGATTTGGATGCATCTCTCTGGAAAGGACGTAAGAGGGAGGAAATACTGGAGTGGGCAAATTCTGTTGAGTACATGAATGGAGTTAAAGAGCTCTTTGAATTTTTGAGAGAGAACAACTTTAAAATCGCCATAATCAGCGGAGGTTTAATGTGTCTTGCAAAAAGGGCTGCAGATGAGCTTAACGCAGATTATGTGTTTGCAAATGAGCTCATTTTCGATGAAGAAGGCAGGGTAACGGGAAAGGTCATTGCAAGGGTTGATTTCCAGAATAAAGGAGAAATTTTGGCAAAGCTAAAAGAAGACCTCAAGCCTTCATTAACGATAGCTGTGGGAGATGGACACAACGATATTGCGATGTTCAAAGTAGCTGATGTCAGCATAGCAGTAAATCCTCACGAAGGTGTTGAATGGGACTATATTGCAAAGGATTTGAAGGAAGTGAAAGAAATCATCAGAAAGATTTTAGAAGAAAGAGATCAGTGAAGGGCGTGTTCATCACTCTTCAGCAAAGCAAAAGCTCATCATCCCTTTGAGTTATTTATTTCTTCACTGTTCCGCGGAGAGGGCGGGAGCTGGGCCTACCAGTAAAGCATTAGCAATGAGAGTTTAAAAATCTAAAGCCCGCTCATCTTTTGGAGCAATAGCCAGAACAAATCGCCATAAAAGACCGAGATTAAAAATCCCAAAAAGAGCGCCGGTGCAAAGGGCATGGCTTTTCTAACGATGAACTCGTTTTCGAGCTTTCCTTCATCAACAAGCTTTTTGAGCTTTTCTATTTGCTCTTTTGTTAAGCCTTCAGCAGTAGGAGATGCTATAACATTTTCATAACTGAGCTTTAGGAGACTTAAATTCCCGGCAACTAAAGCTTTTTTGAATTTATCTGTGAAGCTTTCTCTATCTCTTAGAATTTCTCCATTCTTTTCGTAAATCCATTCTCCCAAAATGTCCCATTCTTTTAGCTCTTCAATAGGTTTTCGCTCTATGAGGATTTCCTCCCTGAGTACTTTAGTAAGAGAGAAGAAAACTTTGAAAATGTAAAATATGACTAAAAGCTTAACAAAAGACCTCAAAAAGACAGATCCCGTAATATAAGTGAAAATTGCCAGTGATGCAACTCCAATTGTGTTACCAACTTTTTTATATTTTCCAAGTATTCCCACCAGTACCAAGGTCCCAATCCACCTAACCAGAGGATGCAATGCAACACCAAGGTAATATTGCAAAACCACAAAAAACCCCAACGAAACCATAATCCAGAGAGTTAGTTCAACAGTTAGCACCACATTTTCAGTAAAAACAGCCTTCAGCCTATCGGTTTTTTTCTTTACAATTAAGCTTGCAAGGGCATATATGAAGAGAAATGGAAAGACTCCGATTATGCTGTTAAAAAAGAGAGTCAAAGCATGCAGGGGATAATAAACGGCATAAGGAGCTTTTATTTTTGCATATTCCGAAGCATAAGGAAAGAGCGCAGAATATCCGGCCAAGATTATGACATCTCCACTTGCCCATCCTCCCATTAGATACATGAGATATCCTATTAAAAACCCCGCCCCGAGACCGATCAATCCTGAGGATGCATAAAAGAGGTTTCCAACTTTAAGACCACTACAGATATAATAGACTATTCCCAAAGCTACAAAAGGAAAAATATGCTTGTCGTCAATAAAGCCAGTTTTTATGTCAGTGTAGGAAGTTAGAACCCCCATAATAACCCCAAGAGCAATTAATAGAAATTGCACTATCTCACCTCAAAGGTTTTGTATGATTTCCTCTCTGATCGTTGCTGTATAATTGGAAATCACTCCATTTATACTCCTCACACTACTTAAAATAACCCGAAGAGTTATAGCAACAAGTATCAAAGCTACAGCAACCATAAACAGATATTCTAAGGCACTTTGAGCTCGTCTCAACACTCCCACCAAGATAATTTACATTACCAACAAATTTAAAGATTGCTGTACTCATTCTTTACCTGATTTGTAAGATTTGAAGTCACATTGGAGATTGTTTCTCCCAATTGTTCTGCATTTCCTGAAGTTGATTGGGGATGAACACGATAAATTATGATGATCACCATAAGTGCTATTGCCATCATAAAAAGATACTCAAGTGCCCCTTGTGCTCTTCTCATCTATGCCACCCCACACTACTTTTTACAGTGGAAGGAAGATATAAACATATTTCCCCAAAATTGAGCGATGTTTACCAAAAATTGTGGGATTATAACATTTTTAAACATCCTGAGCATGGTATTGAATGGTGAGATAATGAAAATATACAAGCTTTATGTGAGAGATGAATACTTGGAGATGATAAAAAGTGGAAAAAAGAAAATTGAAGTCAGAGTGGCTTATCCACAGATAAAGGGCATTAAACCAAAAGATAAGATAATCTTTAATGATCTTGTGCCTGCCGAAGTAATCAGTGTAAAAAGATATGAAACATTCAGGCAAGTGCTCAGAGAGGAACCAATTGAAAAAATTTTTCCGGACAACCCAAGCTTCGAAAAAGCCTTAGGGAGATTTCACGAGATGTATCCAAAGTGGAAGGAGAACCGCTACGGTGTAATTGCAATTAAATTCCGCATTCTGAGACCAAAACCGGTAGGTGAGCAAAAGTGAAGAACCTAAAATTCGACGGACGCTATAAGGATATGCTACTCAGCGGAAGAAAAAGAGCGACCATAAGATTAGGAAAAAAGATAAATCTAAAGCCTGGTGATGAGGTTTTGATACATTCTGGGGGATACGTATTGGGAAAAGGCATTATAAAGAGAGTTGAAACAAAGAAAGTTTCTGAGCTCACTGACGAAGATGCTCGTTTGGATGGATTTAAAAACAAAGAGGAGCTAATAAAAGCCCTGAAAGAGCATTACAAGCACCTAACTCCAAATACACCAGCAACAATAATAGAATTTGAGATAACCAAGCTCTTGGAGAAACCCATCCTTTCAGCGGACTTCCCATATGAGGGTAACAATCCAATAGAAATTGCCGAAAAGGCACTCAAATACCTTGACAATCTAAGCTTTGAAGAAATTGCACTTTTGAACCTCTTCCTGAAAGAGGGAAGCCTCAGGAAAGCAGCATATAAGCTTGGAGGGTTAAACAAGAGATATAAAATTAGAGAAGTTTTAAGAAAGGCATACGAAGAGCTCAAAAAGAAGGGTTTAATGGAACCAAAAATTTAATACACCCATATTTGCTGTCTTGAATTCCAGTATTCTTTTAACTCCTCCTTTGTATGATGTTCTGCCACTGGATAAATTCTCACCGAATACACACCCCTCATTTGAGATATTTCAAGGGCAATGTCTCTTAAGCTTCTTTCGTTTTCAACGTTTATAACTGCGACCATATTTGAATCTCCTACAGTTTGGTATATCTCTTCTATTAGCCCTCTCTTCCATAGTTGTCTCTCAACTTCGGTAGCCTTTTCCTCAGCCGCACTTATGAACAGTATAACTTTCATACTCTCACCTCCATACTATGATATCTCTAAAACAATTTATACGCTCTATGCTAACTCTAAGTGGTGAAAAATTGCAAAATAAGACCTTAGAATACATAAAAAATGCTATCCTCCCGTATTTCATTGAACTGATGCTTTTCTGCAGAGTTTTTAAGTGCGTTGCTTGACAGTTTAACCGGGAAAAGTTTGAACTTTCCGCTTCCTATGAGTCTTATTAACTCCAAACTGAACTCTTTAAGCTCATTTTCGTCAGTAAATTCAATCTTAGCTATGAAATCGTACTCCCCATAGAGCCAGTACCCATTCACAGGGAGCTTTTTAAGGACTTCATCTCTTACCCCCCATACCAGCAGTATAGCCTCGAGCTCAACCACCCCCAAGAGTTTTCAGCTATCAGATGCGGTAGGTGTATAAATCATTTTCGTATGCTTTTCGGATAAAATGGCAAAATTTAGAAAACTTTTTGGCAACTCTCCGTCATCTATGCAACATCGTTTTCATAGGCTCTAAATATTTAATCCATAAATAACAAAGAGTTTTAACCTGAGAATCGGAGATAAACACGGTGGTGTTAATGATCAAGGCTGTGTTCTTCGATTTTGTTGGAACTCTTTTGAGCAAAGAGAGCGAAGCTGTTACCCATCTCAAAATCATGGAAGAAGTTCTGAAGAATGCGAATGCAGAAATTAGCACAAAACAGCTTTTGGAGGAATATGAGCAACTCACAAAAGAAGAGTTCAGCAAACTGGCAGGAAAACCTTACAAACCAATACGCATTATAGAAGTTGAAATTACCGAAAGGCTTGCCAAAAAATACAATTTTGAAGTTCCAGAGGATTTCTGGCAAATCCACTTGAAAATGCACCAACTCTATGGAAAGCTTTACCCAGAGGTCGTTGAAACTCTAAAAGAGCTCAGAAAGAGAGGCTATCACGTTGGGCTTATTACGGACTCAGATAATGACTATTTAAGGGCTCATTTAGAAGCATTGGGAATTTTTGACCTCTTTGACAGCATAACAACAAGTGAAGAGGCAGGATTCTTTAAACCGCATCCGAAAGTTTTCGAAACTGCACTTAAAAAAGCTGGAGTTAAAGGAGAGGAAGCGGTTTATGTTGGTGATAACCCTCTCAAAGACTGTGTTGGTGCAAGGCAAGTTGACATGATAAGCATCTTGCTTGACAAAACAGGAGAAAAGAGAGAGCTTTGGGGAGAGTGCGAGTTCATAATAAGCGACTTGAAGGAAGTTTTGGACATAGTATCTGAGATCTGAGGTCAGCAACGGCAGGGTTCATCACAACTCAGCCAGCGAAATTACCATCATCCCTCTCTTTTCAGCTCAGCCTTTTCTTCGCCTCCCATAGCCTTTGAAAGGCTGTAATCCAAGCCAAGGCTGCAACAATGTAAACCCCCACATCCACTCTGTTAAAGAGTGCTGCAGTTATTAAAATCAGCAGTCTCTCAGCTCTCTCTGCAATACCCACAGCTAAAGTTCCACTTCCAGCAAGCTCTGCTCTGCATCTTTCGTAACTTACCAGATATGACCCGATTAGAGCTATGAACGCAATTTTCCAATCAACCAGATCACCATAAGAAATTCCAAATAAAACTGCCCCATCACTGACTCTGTCAGTTGTTGAATCTAAAAATGCCCCAAAACGGGAAGTTCTGCCAGTTAGTCTTGCTAAAGTGCCGTCAAGAGCATCAATTAGTGAGCCAAAGACTAAAGTCAGTGCTGCTAATCTCTGCTCTCCTATAGCAAAGAAGTAAGCAGCCAATAGGGAGATCAGCATCCCAATGAGGGTGAGCTGATTTGGAGTCAGACCGATTTTCGCCAGAGGCTTGACAATTGTTTCCAAGTAACCTTTGAAAATTGATCTGTATTTATTGAGCATTTTTCCCGACCTCTATCACTTTTTTCCCCCTCTCTTGGGGTATTATCTTAAGTTTAGCATTTTCGAATTCCTTTCTTAGTCCTTCCCCTTCTAAGAGTCTGTCCAAAAATACTGCTAACGCTGCAACCTCACTGTGAGGCTGGTTCCCAATTGCAACGTTGTAGTGAGCAAGCTCGTAAACTTCCCTCGGGACTTTCTCTGCTCCTACAACAACTAAGATGTTTTCTCCATGTCTTAAATGCTCCCTGATTTTAGGCAGTGCATCATCCACATGAATTCCATACATCGTGAGGTGGACTATCTTCCCTTTCCATTCCCGCATTACCCTCTTCCAGTGAGGGTCAAATTTTATAAAGAACGGCCCTCCCCAGCGCTTTATAACGTCCTCAACACTTTCCCTTACATGTTCGTCTTCATCAGCTGCAATTATTATCCCATCCGCTCCAAAAGCCCTTGCTGTCAACGCCACATGGGTGGTTATCCTTTTATCTCTCTCAGGTCTGTGTCCCAATCGTAACACTACTATCATTTGTATACCCCCCTTAGAATGTACCAGTACTTTCTGAAGTTATCGGGCCAAGGTTTATCCTTATAAAACTCATAAAGCGCTGTCATACTCCTTTCAATATCTTTATAGTTGTACTTCAGAAGCATCTCATTAAGCTCCTTTTCAGGAGCTGATGCAAATATAAAGAGAGCAAATATCTGCTCATTTTCATTCATCCTGTTGAGCATTAGAGTCAGCTTTGTCTTCAGCATGGGATTAAGTTTTTTCTCTACTTGTGTCATGAGCTTGTCCTTAAGATTTGCAAGGTAGTCAGGGCCAACATCAATATGCTCATGTCCCTTCAGCTCTTCTGGAGCCTGTGCAACAAGTTTAAAGTTTCCTTGAGTTAGGAGCTGATACACTCTTGGAAAATACGGAGTTGCAATGTACTCATCCCTTGTGCCAATAAAGCCGTGTTTGAAGTCAACAACATACCATCTTCCTCCAGAGTAGAATTCTGAGAGCGGATTTATAATGCAGTCTGTACCGTTGTATAGGCTGACGATTCTTGAGGGGACGTTTATCGATTTCATCATTGCTGTAAAAAGGAGCTGCCCTTCAGCATAACTAATCTTATTCTGCTGAAGTATTTTCTGTGGGTCTATTGATGCTGTCGTATCCCCAAATTTGTAGTGGGTTAGAATCCACGAGTATATTTTCTCCGCAGCTTCAACTTCGGATTTCGATTTAAGGACAAGCGGCAAAGCATAGTTCCTTAAAATGCTAACATTTGCATAAGGAGTGGAATTGAACCGTTCAATCCAGTAACCATCAACCAGGTATTTGTTTTCGATCCAGTAATACTTATCACCATATGCCTTCCTTAAAGTTTCATTATTAGCAAACCACGGAGCCCAGGTGATCTCAATGTATCTGCTGACAATTTCCTTCTTTTCATTTCCATTTTCAAAGTAGTTTACAATAACTGTCACATATCCGGAAACATACCTATACGGAGCATCTATTTGGTAGACTATCTTATATGACTGTCCTCCGTATATTTTCTCAGGAATTCTATTCCTGTTAATGATTTTCAAGCCATCAAGGAGATTAACGGAAACCTCCCCTATTTCTATTGGTGTCATACCACTGTTTTTTAGTTCAACAGTTATGTTGAAGATTTTTCCACCGCTGACAGTTGAAGGGAGCTTTATATTCATGGAAAGCTCTCCAGGCGTCATTTTTGTTTCTGTTTCTTCTTTAACAACAGTTATTGTGAACTCATGGTAGAACCCCTTCCACGTTCTATGAAGCTCATCAATGAGCTCCAGGGGAACTCCTATTGTATACACCCCGGGTTTATCCGGAGCTTTTACTATCCAAACAAGCTCTACTTTCTCCCCCACCTTTAACGGGGAAGGGAACTTAGGATTTTGGAGAATTTTAAAGTCTGGATTGTTAATCGCCAGATCTGCTCCAATGAAGGCAACTTTCCCTGTGTTGTTGATGGTCACAATTATATGGAACGTCCCCCCGGCTTTTACAACAGTCCTATCAATTTCAAAAGTCACCACAGCCGGTTGCTTAATCAGGCATCCCGATGCAAAAATAACTAAAATTAAAAGGAGAGCAAATTTTTTCAACTATCTCACCTTTTTAGCTCATGAAGGAGGATTGCCAATTCTCCAAGCTCACCAATCTCCCACTTTACATTAATTGGCGTTCCCATTTCAATTTCTTTCTTACTAAGCCCCGGCTCAGTTCCACCAAAGATAAACATCACCTTCTTTTCTTTCGATCTTTCCCTTAACCCCTCCCAATTAGCTGGTTCCCCAAACTTCGTGATTGTATAGATTTCGTCGGGCTGAACTACCTCAATT
Above is a genomic segment from Thermococcus sp. SY098 containing:
- a CDS encoding HAD-IB family phosphatase, which codes for MRIRLIAFDLEGTLVKSKSSWVELHKRFGTWDKGREYAERFFKGEFNYQTWADLDASLWKGRKREEILEWANSVEYMNGVKELFEFLRENNFKIAIISGGLMCLAKRAADELNADYVFANELIFDEEGRVTGKVIARVDFQNKGEILAKLKEDLKPSLTIAVGDGHNDIAMFKVADVSIAVNPHEGVEWDYIAKDLKEVKEIIRKILEERDQ
- a CDS encoding A24 family peptidase C-terminal domain-containing protein, whose amino-acid sequence is MQFLLIALGVIMGVLTSYTDIKTGFIDDKHIFPFVALGIVYYICSGLKVGNLFYASSGLIGLGAGFLIGYLMYLMGGWASGDVIILAGYSALFPYASEYAKIKAPYAVYYPLHALTLFFNSIIGVFPFLFIYALASLIVKKKTDRLKAVFTENVVLTVELTLWIMVSLGFFVVLQYYLGVALHPLVRWIGTLVLVGILGKYKKVGNTIGVASLAIFTYITGSVFLRSFVKLLVIFYIFKVFFSLTKVLREEILIERKPIEELKEWDILGEWIYEKNGEILRDRESFTDKFKKALVAGNLSLLKLSYENVIASPTAEGLTKEQIEKLKKLVDEGKLENEFIVRKAMPFAPALFLGFLISVFYGDLFWLLLQKMSGL
- a CDS encoding class III signal peptide-containing protein; the protein is MGVLRRAQSALEYLFMVAVALILVAITLRVILSSVRSINGVISNYTATIREEIIQNL
- a CDS encoding class III signal peptide-containing protein; amino-acid sequence: MRRAQGALEYLFMMAIALMVIIIIYRVHPQSTSGNAEQLGETISNVTSNLTNQVKNEYSNL
- a CDS encoding ASCH domain-containing protein, which translates into the protein MKIYKLYVRDEYLEMIKSGKKKIEVRVAYPQIKGIKPKDKIIFNDLVPAEVISVKRYETFRQVLREEPIEKIFPDNPSFEKALGRFHEMYPKWKENRYGVIAIKFRILRPKPVGEQK
- a CDS encoding ASCH domain-containing protein, with product MKNLKFDGRYKDMLLSGRKRATIRLGKKINLKPGDEVLIHSGGYVLGKGIIKRVETKKVSELTDEDARLDGFKNKEELIKALKEHYKHLTPNTPATIIEFEITKLLEKPILSADFPYEGNNPIEIAEKALKYLDNLSFEEIALLNLFLKEGSLRKAAYKLGGLNKRYKIREVLRKAYEELKKKGLMEPKI
- a CDS encoding Lrp/AsnC ligand binding domain-containing protein codes for the protein MKVILFISAAEEKATEVERQLWKRGLIEEIYQTVGDSNMVAVINVENERSLRDIALEISQMRGVYSVRIYPVAEHHTKEELKEYWNSRQQIWVY
- a CDS encoding TIGR02253 family HAD-type hydrolase, producing MIKAVFFDFVGTLLSKESEAVTHLKIMEEVLKNANAEISTKQLLEEYEQLTKEEFSKLAGKPYKPIRIIEVEITERLAKKYNFEVPEDFWQIHLKMHQLYGKLYPEVVETLKELRKRGYHVGLITDSDNDYLRAHLEALGIFDLFDSITTSEEAGFFKPHPKVFETALKKAGVKGEEAVYVGDNPLKDCVGARQVDMISILLDKTGEKRELWGECEFIISDLKEVLDIVSEI
- the pgsA gene encoding archaetidylinositol phosphate synthase; protein product: MLNKYRSIFKGYLETIVKPLAKIGLTPNQLTLIGMLISLLAAYFFAIGEQRLAALTLVFGSLIDALDGTLARLTGRTSRFGAFLDSTTDRVSDGAVLFGISYGDLVDWKIAFIALIGSYLVSYERCRAELAGSGTLAVGIAERAERLLILITAALFNRVDVGVYIVAALAWITAFQRLWEAKKRLS
- a CDS encoding tRNA (cytidine(56)-2'-O)-methyltransferase, with the protein product MIVVLRLGHRPERDKRITTHVALTARAFGADGIIIAADEDEHVRESVEDVIKRWGGPFFIKFDPHWKRVMREWKGKIVHLTMYGIHVDDALPKIREHLRHGENILVVVGAEKVPREVYELAHYNVAIGNQPHSEVAALAVFLDRLLEGEGLRKEFENAKLKIIPQERGKKVIEVGKNAQ
- a CDS encoding transglutaminase-like domain-containing protein, whose protein sequence is MKKFALLLILVIFASGCLIKQPAVVTFEIDRTVVKAGGTFHIIVTINNTGKVAFIGADLAINNPDFKILQNPKFPSPLKVGEKVELVWIVKAPDKPGVYTIGVPLELIDELHRTWKGFYHEFTITVVKEETETKMTPGELSMNIKLPSTVSGGKIFNITVELKNSGMTPIEIGEVSVNLLDGLKIINRNRIPEKIYGGQSYKIVYQIDAPYRYVSGYVTVIVNYFENGNEKKEIVSRYIEITWAPWFANNETLRKAYGDKYYWIENKYLVDGYWIERFNSTPYANVSILRNYALPLVLKSKSEVEAAEKIYSWILTHYKFGDTTASIDPQKILQQNKISYAEGQLLFTAMMKSINVPSRIVSLYNGTDCIINPLSEFYSGGRWYVVDFKHGFIGTRDEYIATPYFPRVYQLLTQGNFKLVAQAPEELKGHEHIDVGPDYLANLKDKLMTQVEKKLNPMLKTKLTLMLNRMNENEQIFALFIFASAPEKELNEMLLKYNYKDIERSMTALYEFYKDKPWPDNFRKYWYILRGVYK
- a CDS encoding RecB-family nuclease; this encodes MIIVVYHNINATRKLEEFAKIAFGFDVDLLVISKPTGTAAQMGVPEIHKEAFKRGKNVLIVGDLPDAIEVVQPDEIYTITKFGEPANWEGLRERSKEKKVMFIFGGTEPGLSKKEIEMGTPINVKWEIGELGELAILLHELKR